A stretch of the Medicago truncatula cultivar Jemalong A17 chromosome 5, MtrunA17r5.0-ANR, whole genome shotgun sequence genome encodes the following:
- the LOC11432485 gene encoding probable beta-D-xylosidase 7 isoform X1 yields the protein MGHFSITITFIFLFLTRYHRLVHADSLATNVPPYSCDTSNPLTKSFPFCNLNLTITQRAKDIVSRLTLDEKISQLVNTAPAIPRLGIPSYQWWNEALHGVSYVGKGIRLNGSITAATSFPQIILIAASFDPKLWYRISKVIGTEARGVYNAGQAQGMTFWAPNINIFRDPRWGRGQETAGEDPLVNSKYGVSYVRGLQGDSFEGGKLIGGRLKASACCKHFTAYDLENWKGVNRYVFDAKVTLQDLADTYQPSFHSCVVQGRSSGIMCAYNRVNGVPNCADYNLLTNTARKKWNFNGYIASDCDAVRFIYEKQGYAKTPEDVVADVLRAGMDVECGNYMTKHAKSAVLQKKIPISQIDRALHNLFTIRIRLGLFDGNPTKLQYGRIGPNQVCSKENLDLALEAARSGIVLLKNTASILPLPRVNTLGVIGPNANKSSIVLLGNYFGQPCKQVSILKGFYTYASQTHYRSGCTDGVKCASAEIDRAVEVAKISDYVILVMGLDQSQETETLDRDHLELPGKQQKLINSVAKASKKPVILVILCGGPVDITFAKNNDKIGGIIWAGYPGELGGRALAQVVFGDYNPGGRLPMTWYPKDFIKIPMTDMRMRADPSSGYPGRTYRFYTGPKVYEFGYGLSYSNYSYNFISVKNNNIHINQSTTHSILENSETIRYKLVSELGKKACKTMSISVTLGITNTGSMAGKHPVLLFVKPKKGRNGNPVKQLVGFESVTVEGGGKGEVGFEVSVCEHLSRANESGVKVIEEGGYLFLVGELEYSINITL from the exons ATGGGTCACTTTTCCATCACcattactttcatttttctcttcttaACTCGCTACCACCGACTCGTTCATGCCGATTCACTTGCTACTAATGTACCCCCTTACTCCTGTGACACCTCCAACCCACTTACAAAATCCTTTCCATTCTGCAATCTCAACCTTACCATCACTCAAAGAGCAAAAGACATCGTGTCACGGCTCACATTGGATGAGAAAATCTCTCAACTCGTTAACACAGCTCCTGCCATTCCTCGACTCGGTATACCGAGTTACCAATGGTGGAATGAAGCTTTGCATGGTGTTTCTTATGTTGGTAAGGGGATAAGATTGAATGGTAGTATTACAGCTGCAACTAGTTTCCCTCAAATTATTCTCATAGCAGCTTCTTTTGATCCCAAACTTTGGTACCGAATCAGTAAG GTGATTGGAACTGAGGCTAGAGGAGTGTACAATGCTGGACAAGCTCAAGGGATGACGTTTTGGGCACCAAACATAAACATATTTAGGGACCCAAGATGGGGAAGAGGACAAGAAACAGCTGGTGAAGATCCTTTGGTAAATTCAAAGTATGGTGTTTCCTATGTGAGAGGACTTCAAGGTGATTCCTTTGAAGGTGGGAAACTGATTGGAGGTCGTCTTAAAGCTTCTGCTTGTTGCAAACACTTTACTGCCTATGATTTGGAAAATTGGAAGGGTGTGAATCGTTATGTTTTCGATGCCAAA GTTACTTTACAAGATTTGGCAGATACATATCAACCCTCATTTCATAGTTGCGTGGTACAAGGACGATCTAGTGGAATCATGTGTGCTTACAACCGTGTCAATGGAGTTCCAAACTGTGCAGATTACAATCTTTTAACCAATACGGCAAGGAAAAAATGGAATTTCAATgg GTATATTGCGTCGGATTGTGACGCAGTTCGATTCATATATGAAAAACAAGGTTATGCAAAAACACCAGAGGATGTTGTAGCCGATGTACTTCGAGCTG GGATGGACGTAGAGTGTGGTAACTACATGACAAAGCATGCAAAGTCAGCagtattacaaaaaaaaattcctatatCTCAAATCGACCGTGCCCTACACAATCTATTCACCATTAGAATAAGACTAGGCTTGTTTGATGGGAATCCAACCAAACTCCAATATGGCAGAATTGGTCCAAATCAAGTATGCTCTAAAGAAAACCTAGACCTTGCTCTTGAAGCTGCAAGAAGTGGCATTGTACTTTTAAAAAACACTGCCTCAATTCTCCCACTTCCAAGAGTAAATACCCTTGGAGTTATAGGCCCTAATGCCAATAAATCATCAATAGTTCTTTTAGGAAACTATTTTGGTCAACCTTGTAAACAAGTATCAATATTAAAAGGCTTTTACACTTATGCCAGCCAGACACATTATCGTTCTGGATGTACTGATGGAGTAAAGTGTGCTTCAGCCGAAATTGACCGAGCAGTTGAAGTTGctaaaataagtgattatgttaTTTTGGTTATGGGATTAGACCAAAGTCAAGAGACGGAAACACTTGATAGAGATCATTTAGAGTTGCCTGGTAAGCAACAGAAACTTATTAACAGTGTTGCTAAAGCTTCCAAGAAGCCtgttattttggtaattttgtgtgGTGGTCCTGTTGATATTACTTTTGCTAAGAATAATGACAAAATTGGAGGGATTATTTGGGCTGGTTATCCTGGTGAACTTGGTGGAAGGGCTCTTGCTCAGGTTGTGTTTGGTGACTATAACCCAG GAGGGAGACTACCAATGACATGGTACCCAAAAGATTTCATCAAAATACCAATGACAGACATGAGAATGAGAGCTGATCCATCATCAGGCTATCCCGGTAGAACCTACCGTTTCTACACAGGTCCAAAGGTCTACGAATTCGGCTATGGCCTAAGCTACTCAAATTATTCCTACAACTTCATTTCcgtcaaaaacaacaacattcacatcAACCAATCAACCACTCATTCGATACTCGAAAACTCTGAAACAATCCGTTACAAACTTGTTTCGGAGTTAGGGAAGAAAGCATGTAAAACCATGTCAATTTCTGTAACATTGGGAATTACAAATACTGGAAGCATGGCTGGGAAACATCCTGTGTTGCTGTTTGTGAAACCAAAGAAAGGTAGAAATGGAAATCCAGTAAAACAGTTGGTAGGGTTTGAGAGTGTGACGGTAGAAGGGGGTGGAAAAGGTGAAGTTGGATTTGAAGTTAGTGTTTGTGAGCATCTTAGTAGAGCAAATGAGAGTGGTGTTAAGGTGATTGAAGAAGGTGGTTATTTGTTTCTTGTGGGAGAGTTAGAGTACTCAATAAATATCACtctttga
- the LOC11431995 gene encoding zinc finger protein ZAT3, protein MKGGDKNWSDDQYRMKKKRKELGGESSSSNNIARTCTECGKIFWSWKALFGHMRCHPERQWRGINPPPNFRRQQQQLVTPEEQEGAASLLLLANSNPKNKNKNKNKKTTTTVVDDEDQFVCSCCNKVFGSHQALGGHRASHKNVKGCFAANTTHDDNHHPMTRGNVEGEEVNSNNNNNDCIIGHKCSICLRVFSTGQALGGHKRCHWDKGEPTTPTLPFDLNFPFPPLPPPAPDHSSSPLTLHLRL, encoded by the coding sequence atgaaAGGTGGAGATAAAAATTGGTCCGATGATCAATACAGGATGAAGAAGAAGCGTAAGGAATTGGGTGgggaatcatcatcatccaacaACATTGCTCGTACTTGCACTGAATGTGGTAAGATATTCTGGTCATGGAAGGCTCTTTTTGGTCATATGCGTTGTCATCCTGAGCGTCAATGGAGAGGCATTAACCCTCCTCCTAATTTCAgaagacaacaacaacaacttgtGACTCCAGAAGAACAGGAAGGTGCTGCTTCTTTGCTTTTACTTGCTAATTCAAATCcaaagaacaagaacaagaacaagaacaagaaaacaacaacaacggtGGTGGATGATGAGGATCAGTTTGTGTGTTCGTGTTGCAACAAAGTATTTGGATCCCATCAGGCACTTGGAGGACACAGGGCTAGTCACAAGAATGTCAAGGGCTGTTTCGCCGCCAATACAACTCACGATGACAACCATCACCCAATGACTCGTGGAAACGTTGAAGGGGAAGAggttaatagtaataataataataatgactgCATCATCGGACACAAGTGTAGCATATGTTTGAGGGTATTTAGCACTGGACAAGCACTCGGTGGTCATAAGAGGTGTCATTGGGATAAAGGGGAACCCACGACACCAACACTACCATTTGATTTGAATTTCCCTTTTCCACCTCTCCCTCCTCCTGCTCCAGATCATTCTTCTTCTCCCCTCACTCTTCATTTGAGGTTGTGA
- the LOC11432485 gene encoding probable beta-D-xylosidase 7 isoform X2 yields MGHFSITITFIFLFLTRYHRLVHADSLATNVPPYSCDTSNPLTKSFPFCNLNLTITQRAKDIVSRLTLDEKISQLVNTAPAIPRLGIPSYQWWNEALHGVSYVGKGIRLNGSITAATSFPQIILIAASFDPKLWYRISKVIGTEARGVYNAGQAQGMTFWAPNINIFRDPRWGRGQETAGEDPLVNSKYGVSYVRGLQGDSFEGGKLIGGRLKASACCKHFTAYDLENWKGVNRYVFDAKVTLQDLADTYQPSFHSCVVQGRSSGIMCAYNRVNGVPNCADYNLLTNTARKKWNFNGYIASDCDAVRFIYEKQGYAKTPEDVVADVLRAGMDVECGNYMTKHAKSAVLQKKIPISQIDRALHNLFTIRIRLGLFDGNPTKLQYGRIGPNQVCSKENLDLALEAARSGIVLLKNTASILPLPRVNTLGVIGPNANKSSIVLLGNYFGQPCKQVSILKGFYTYASQTHYRSGCTDGVKCASAEIDRAVEVAKISDYVILVMGLDQSQETETLDRDHLELPGGRLPMTWYPKDFIKIPMTDMRMRADPSSGYPGRTYRFYTGPKVYEFGYGLSYSNYSYNFISVKNNNIHINQSTTHSILENSETIRYKLVSELGKKACKTMSISVTLGITNTGSMAGKHPVLLFVKPKKGRNGNPVKQLVGFESVTVEGGGKGEVGFEVSVCEHLSRANESGVKVIEEGGYLFLVGELEYSINITL; encoded by the exons ATGGGTCACTTTTCCATCACcattactttcatttttctcttcttaACTCGCTACCACCGACTCGTTCATGCCGATTCACTTGCTACTAATGTACCCCCTTACTCCTGTGACACCTCCAACCCACTTACAAAATCCTTTCCATTCTGCAATCTCAACCTTACCATCACTCAAAGAGCAAAAGACATCGTGTCACGGCTCACATTGGATGAGAAAATCTCTCAACTCGTTAACACAGCTCCTGCCATTCCTCGACTCGGTATACCGAGTTACCAATGGTGGAATGAAGCTTTGCATGGTGTTTCTTATGTTGGTAAGGGGATAAGATTGAATGGTAGTATTACAGCTGCAACTAGTTTCCCTCAAATTATTCTCATAGCAGCTTCTTTTGATCCCAAACTTTGGTACCGAATCAGTAAG GTGATTGGAACTGAGGCTAGAGGAGTGTACAATGCTGGACAAGCTCAAGGGATGACGTTTTGGGCACCAAACATAAACATATTTAGGGACCCAAGATGGGGAAGAGGACAAGAAACAGCTGGTGAAGATCCTTTGGTAAATTCAAAGTATGGTGTTTCCTATGTGAGAGGACTTCAAGGTGATTCCTTTGAAGGTGGGAAACTGATTGGAGGTCGTCTTAAAGCTTCTGCTTGTTGCAAACACTTTACTGCCTATGATTTGGAAAATTGGAAGGGTGTGAATCGTTATGTTTTCGATGCCAAA GTTACTTTACAAGATTTGGCAGATACATATCAACCCTCATTTCATAGTTGCGTGGTACAAGGACGATCTAGTGGAATCATGTGTGCTTACAACCGTGTCAATGGAGTTCCAAACTGTGCAGATTACAATCTTTTAACCAATACGGCAAGGAAAAAATGGAATTTCAATgg GTATATTGCGTCGGATTGTGACGCAGTTCGATTCATATATGAAAAACAAGGTTATGCAAAAACACCAGAGGATGTTGTAGCCGATGTACTTCGAGCTG GGATGGACGTAGAGTGTGGTAACTACATGACAAAGCATGCAAAGTCAGCagtattacaaaaaaaaattcctatatCTCAAATCGACCGTGCCCTACACAATCTATTCACCATTAGAATAAGACTAGGCTTGTTTGATGGGAATCCAACCAAACTCCAATATGGCAGAATTGGTCCAAATCAAGTATGCTCTAAAGAAAACCTAGACCTTGCTCTTGAAGCTGCAAGAAGTGGCATTGTACTTTTAAAAAACACTGCCTCAATTCTCCCACTTCCAAGAGTAAATACCCTTGGAGTTATAGGCCCTAATGCCAATAAATCATCAATAGTTCTTTTAGGAAACTATTTTGGTCAACCTTGTAAACAAGTATCAATATTAAAAGGCTTTTACACTTATGCCAGCCAGACACATTATCGTTCTGGATGTACTGATGGAGTAAAGTGTGCTTCAGCCGAAATTGACCGAGCAGTTGAAGTTGctaaaataagtgattatgttaTTTTGGTTATGGGATTAGACCAAAGTCAAGAGACGGAAACACTTGATAGAGATCATTTAGAGTTGCCTG GAGGGAGACTACCAATGACATGGTACCCAAAAGATTTCATCAAAATACCAATGACAGACATGAGAATGAGAGCTGATCCATCATCAGGCTATCCCGGTAGAACCTACCGTTTCTACACAGGTCCAAAGGTCTACGAATTCGGCTATGGCCTAAGCTACTCAAATTATTCCTACAACTTCATTTCcgtcaaaaacaacaacattcacatcAACCAATCAACCACTCATTCGATACTCGAAAACTCTGAAACAATCCGTTACAAACTTGTTTCGGAGTTAGGGAAGAAAGCATGTAAAACCATGTCAATTTCTGTAACATTGGGAATTACAAATACTGGAAGCATGGCTGGGAAACATCCTGTGTTGCTGTTTGTGAAACCAAAGAAAGGTAGAAATGGAAATCCAGTAAAACAGTTGGTAGGGTTTGAGAGTGTGACGGTAGAAGGGGGTGGAAAAGGTGAAGTTGGATTTGAAGTTAGTGTTTGTGAGCATCTTAGTAGAGCAAATGAGAGTGGTGTTAAGGTGATTGAAGAAGGTGGTTATTTGTTTCTTGTGGGAGAGTTAGAGTACTCAATAAATATCACtctttga
- the LOC11431996 gene encoding phosphatidylinositol transfer protein 3 produces the protein MSEDLKKTASNGHVKMLIPEEQQGKINEVKKLIGPLSGKALVYCSDASISRYLRARSWNVKKAAKMLKQTLKWRAEYKPEEIRWEDVAEEAETGKIYRSNYTDKHGRTVLVMRPARQNSKTTKGQIKYLVYCMENAILNLSPEQEQMVWLVDFQGFNMSHISIKVTRETAHVLQEHYPERLGLAILYNPPKIFEPFFTMVKPILDTKTYNKVKFCYSDDQNTKKIMENLFDLDHLESAFDGNENTPFDINKYAERMKEDDKKIPSFWTREISPSSVATDVPSLDSIKLDTDSDASDNEKIVRSSDSVTNTGLMDPDQNSVNHEDRNVSAAVH, from the exons ATGAGTGAAGACCTGAAGAAAACTGCCTCTAATGGCCATGTGAAAATGTTAATACCTGAAGAACAGCAGGGAAAG ATCAATGAGGTGAAAAAGCTAATAGGGCCACTGTCCGGTAAGGCATTGGTTTATTGTTCTGATGCATCGATCTCAAGGTATTTAAGGGCACGGAGTTGGAATGTCAAGAAGGCAGCTAAAATGTTGAAGCAGACCCTTAAATGGAGAGCAGAGTATAAACCAGAAGAGATCCGCTGG GAAGATGTTGCTGAAGAAGCAGAAACCGGAAAGATCTACAGATCAAATTATACTGACAAGCATGGGAGAACAGTACTTGTAATGAGACCTGCTCGTCAG AACTCGAAGACTACAAAAGGACAAATTAAGTATTTGGTGTACTGCATGGAGAATGCTATTCTAAATCTTTCACCGGAACAGGAACAGATGGTCTGGCTGGTTGATTTCCAGGGTTTCAATATGTCACATATATCTATCAAAGTGACACGCGAAACTGCTCATGTATTACAAGAGCATTATCCTGAACGGCTGGGTCTGGCAATACTGTACAATCCACCTAAAATCTTTGAACCATTCTTCACG ATGGTGAAGCCTATATTAGATACCAAGACTTATAACAAAGTCAAGTTTTGttattctgatgatcagaacaCCAAGAAGATTATGGagaatttatttgatttggaccATCTTGAATCTGCATTCGATGGTAACGAGAATACACCAtttgacataaataaatatgcCGAGAGAATGAAAGAGGATGACAAGAAGATTCCATCTTTCTGGACAAGGGAAATCTCTCCATCCTCAGTTGCAACTGATGTTCCTTCTTTGGATTCGATTAAACTAGACACAGATTCCGATGCCTCTGACAATGAGAAAATAGTCCGTTCTTCTGACTCAGTGACGAACACCGGCTTAATGGACCCTGATCAAAATTCGGTTAATCATGAGGATCGGAATGTGAGTGCTGCTGTGCATTAG